One window from the genome of Acuticoccus sp. I52.16.1 encodes:
- a CDS encoding MBL fold metallo-hydrolase, protein MDLTFPFAEPPAPGTVTTVAPGLLWARLALPFRLDHVNVYFLEGDDGWTIVDTGISNKATVAAWEALLAGPFRGARFAGLIVTHHHPDHIGMAGWLCERLEIPLLMSRTAYLACLTLFNSPELLAASAYTRFYVRHGMAEDLAALVSTMGHDYMRMLSKPPFTFERLRAGDRLTLGGRSYAVMSGEGHGPEQLMFHAAADGLFLAADQVIEKISPNVSVTALEPHGDPLGDFIASQREIAATIPDDTLVLAGHRLPFYGAAARATALAAHHEERCARIADAADERPVSAADLIPVLFDRALSPHETSFAFSEILAHLNYMAGRGDIAWETEGDRMRVRRA, encoded by the coding sequence ATGGACCTGACGTTTCCCTTCGCCGAGCCGCCCGCCCCCGGCACCGTGACGACCGTCGCGCCGGGCCTCCTGTGGGCCCGTCTGGCGCTCCCCTTCCGGCTCGATCACGTCAACGTCTACTTCCTGGAGGGGGACGACGGCTGGACGATCGTCGACACCGGCATCTCCAACAAGGCGACCGTCGCGGCCTGGGAGGCGCTGCTGGCCGGTCCCTTCCGTGGGGCGCGGTTCGCCGGCCTGATCGTCACCCATCACCACCCGGACCACATCGGCATGGCCGGCTGGCTGTGCGAGCGGCTGGAGATCCCGCTGCTGATGAGCCGCACGGCGTACCTCGCGTGCCTGACGCTGTTCAACTCGCCCGAGCTGCTGGCGGCCAGCGCCTACACCCGCTTCTACGTGCGCCACGGCATGGCCGAGGACCTCGCCGCGCTCGTGTCCACCATGGGGCACGATTATATGCGCATGCTCTCCAAGCCGCCCTTCACCTTTGAGCGCTTGCGCGCCGGGGACAGGCTGACGCTCGGCGGGCGGTCCTACGCCGTGATGAGCGGCGAGGGCCACGGTCCGGAGCAGCTGATGTTCCACGCCGCGGCCGACGGGCTCTTCCTCGCCGCCGACCAGGTGATCGAGAAGATCTCCCCCAACGTCTCGGTCACCGCGCTGGAGCCCCACGGCGACCCGCTGGGCGACTTCATCGCCTCGCAGCGCGAGATCGCGGCGACGATCCCGGACGATACGCTGGTGCTGGCCGGCCACCGCCTGCCCTTCTACGGCGCCGCCGCCCGCGCGACCGCCCTCGCCGCGCACCATGAGGAGCGCTGCGCGCGCATCGCGGACGCGGCGGACGAACGGCCCGTCTCCGCCGCGGACCTCATCCCGGTGCTGTTCGATCGCGCGCTCAGCCCGCACGAGACCAGCTTCGCCTTCAGCGAGATCCTCGCCCACCTCAACTACATGGCCGGCCGCGGCGACATCGCCTGGGAGACCGAGGGCGACAGGATGCGCGTGCGCCGCGCCTGA
- a CDS encoding GntR family transcriptional regulator: MPRSAAATPTGVDRAPSAPSAADSPPVAACSASTKLVRAVLRGLYEGVYVPGQRLVEPDLMAQYGVSRSTVRESIKRLEADGVVEVLPYRGAQIRRLSSQEARDALAVVELCVGLAARQAAERIADGADRTAFEDAWAHLQGFQSADESFEFVRARNRFYQAITRLSQNRELMRIVPSLQVHMIRRSYKVAGPARFASYKAMTDAILAGQPAAAEDAARAHMRNIAAAIAAEDG; this comes from the coding sequence TTGCCCAGATCCGCCGCCGCGACCCCCACCGGGGTCGACCGTGCCCCATCCGCACCGTCCGCCGCCGATTCCCCCCCGGTCGCGGCCTGCAGCGCGTCGACCAAGCTCGTCCGCGCCGTGCTGCGCGGGCTCTACGAGGGGGTCTACGTCCCCGGCCAGCGCCTCGTCGAACCGGACCTCATGGCCCAGTACGGGGTGAGCCGCAGCACCGTGCGTGAGAGCATCAAGCGCCTCGAGGCCGACGGCGTCGTCGAGGTACTGCCCTACCGCGGCGCGCAGATCCGCCGCCTCTCCAGCCAGGAGGCGCGCGACGCGCTCGCGGTGGTCGAGCTGTGCGTCGGCCTCGCGGCCCGCCAGGCGGCCGAGCGCATCGCCGACGGCGCCGACCGCACCGCCTTCGAGGACGCCTGGGCGCACCTCCAGGGCTTCCAGTCGGCCGACGAGAGCTTCGAGTTCGTGCGGGCCCGCAACCGCTTCTACCAGGCGATTACCCGCCTGTCGCAGAACCGGGAGCTGATGCGCATCGTGCCGAGCCTGCAGGTCCATATGATCCGCCGCTCCTACAAGGTCGCCGGCCCGGCCCGCTTCGCCTCCTACAAGGCGATGACCGACGCGATCCTCGCCGGCCAGCCGGCCGCCGCCGAGGACGCCGCCCGCGCCCATATGCGCAACATCGCCGCCGCCATCGCCGCCGAAGACGGCTGA
- a CDS encoding acyl-CoA dehydrogenase family protein — MIPDKTDRVLELEARLLEFMEEHIYPNEARYYRETEELGPFAVQPIVEELKPIAKAAGLWNLFLPDSEMGAGLKNVEYAPLCEIMGRSHLAPEIFNCSAPDTGNMETLVRYATPEQQERWLKPLLAGEIRSSFAMTEPDVASSDAKNIQSEIRREGDEYVINGHKWYTTGATDPRCKVLIFMGKTDPDAETYRQQSMILVPKDTPGVTVKRSLPVFGFYAVPDRASEITFENVRVPASAMLLGEGRGFEIAQGRLGPGRIHHCMRSIGLAERTLAKMCKRTSERVAFGKPISDQSVTRERIAEARIMIEQARLLTLMAAHKMDTVGNKEAKAEIAMIKVAVPKMVCQVVDWAIQAFGGGGTGNDFGLATAYATARIMRLVDGPDEVHRDQLARLELKKQAATNNTGGVGNWEPALSNRALPPTE, encoded by the coding sequence ATGATCCCCGACAAGACGGACCGCGTGCTCGAGCTGGAGGCCCGGCTCCTCGAGTTCATGGAAGAGCATATCTACCCCAACGAGGCTCGCTACTACCGCGAGACCGAGGAGCTGGGGCCGTTCGCGGTGCAGCCCATCGTCGAGGAATTGAAGCCGATCGCCAAGGCGGCGGGACTGTGGAACCTCTTCCTGCCCGATTCGGAGATGGGGGCGGGGCTGAAGAACGTCGAATATGCGCCGCTGTGCGAGATCATGGGGCGCTCCCACCTCGCTCCGGAGATCTTCAACTGCTCCGCGCCCGACACCGGCAACATGGAAACGCTGGTGCGCTACGCCACGCCCGAGCAGCAGGAGCGGTGGCTGAAGCCGCTTTTGGCCGGCGAGATCCGATCCTCCTTCGCGATGACCGAGCCGGACGTCGCCTCGTCCGATGCCAAGAACATCCAGAGCGAGATCCGCCGCGAGGGCGACGAATACGTCATCAACGGGCACAAGTGGTACACCACCGGCGCCACCGATCCGCGCTGCAAGGTGCTGATCTTCATGGGGAAGACCGACCCCGACGCCGAGACCTACCGCCAGCAGTCGATGATCCTGGTGCCCAAGGATACGCCGGGCGTCACGGTGAAGCGCTCGCTGCCGGTGTTCGGCTTCTACGCCGTGCCGGACCGCGCCTCGGAAATCACGTTCGAGAACGTGCGCGTGCCGGCCTCGGCGATGCTGCTGGGCGAGGGGCGCGGCTTCGAGATCGCACAGGGGCGCCTCGGCCCGGGCCGTATCCACCATTGCATGCGCTCGATCGGTCTGGCGGAGCGCACGCTCGCCAAGATGTGCAAGCGCACGTCCGAGCGGGTCGCCTTCGGCAAGCCGATCTCCGACCAGTCGGTCACGCGCGAGCGGATCGCCGAGGCCCGCATCATGATCGAGCAGGCGCGCCTCTTGACGCTGATGGCGGCGCACAAGATGGACACCGTCGGCAACAAGGAGGCCAAAGCCGAGATCGCGATGATCAAGGTCGCGGTGCCGAAGATGGTCTGCCAGGTCGTCGACTGGGCGATCCAGGCGTTCGGCGGCGGCGGGACCGGCAACGACTTCGGCCTCGCCACGGCCTACGCGACGGCGCGGATCATGCGCCTGGTCGACGGACCGGACGAAGTGCACCGCGACCAGCTCGCCCGCCTGGAGCTGAAGAAGCAGGCGGCGACGAACAACACCGGCGGCGTGGGGAACTGGGAGCCGGCGCTCTCGAACCGGGCGCTGCCGCCGACGGAGTGA
- a CDS encoding biotin transporter BioY, translating into MRSPTPNSVLTEAFGPNTGAALRLKEVLLVVAGVAALAITAKMRVPMWPVPITMQTFAVFVIGAAYGTRLGVGTVLAYLALGALGADVFTSSSATSNGIAYMAGPTGGYLAGFAVAAGIMGAFARRGWDQSIVRMGVAVFLSTAVVYTLGLAWMSYLFAADKGMAWVLQYGMVNFLPGDVLKLALAATLVPAVHLLTARKG; encoded by the coding sequence ATGCGTTCCCCAACCCCCAACAGCGTGCTGACGGAGGCCTTCGGCCCCAATACCGGCGCGGCGCTCCGGCTGAAAGAGGTGCTGCTCGTCGTCGCCGGCGTCGCCGCGCTGGCGATCACCGCGAAGATGCGCGTGCCGATGTGGCCCGTCCCGATCACCATGCAGACGTTCGCCGTGTTCGTCATCGGCGCCGCCTACGGCACGCGGCTTGGCGTCGGCACCGTGCTCGCCTACCTCGCGCTCGGTGCACTGGGGGCGGACGTCTTCACCAGCTCCAGTGCCACCAGCAACGGCATCGCCTACATGGCCGGCCCGACGGGCGGCTACCTCGCCGGCTTCGCGGTGGCGGCCGGCATCATGGGCGCCTTCGCCCGCCGTGGCTGGGACCAGTCGATCGTGCGCATGGGCGTGGCGGTCTTCCTGTCCACCGCGGTGGTCTACACGCTGGGCCTGGCGTGGATGTCCTACCTCTTCGCCGCCGACAAGGGCATGGCGTGGGTGCTCCAGTACGGCATGGTGAACTTCCTGCCGGGCGACGTCCTGAAGCTGGCGCTCGCCGCGACGCTGGTGCCGGCCGTCCACCTCCTCACCGCCCGCAAGGGCTGA
- the cysE gene encoding serine O-acetyltransferase — MAMSEAAAAKLVEHDPVWRRIRSDAHAIADREPALAGFVSATVLDQPSLEDALAERISTRIEDRALGAAHIRHAFRDALDDDPTLAEIFRVDLVAVLDRDAACERLIEPLLYFKGFHALTAHRIAHSMWTRGRRDLALMMQSAVSAALQVDIHPQVPIGRGIFIDHATAVVIGQTATLGDDVSLLQGVTLGGTGKTGGDRHPKIGSGVLVGAGAKVLGNFEIGRCARIAAGSVVLSAVPPNATVAGVPARVVGTGNCPDPSRSMDQILAESDS, encoded by the coding sequence ATGGCTATGAGTGAGGCAGCAGCCGCCAAGCTTGTCGAGCACGACCCCGTGTGGCGACGCATCCGCAGCGATGCCCATGCCATTGCCGACCGCGAGCCCGCGCTCGCCGGCTTCGTCAGCGCGACGGTGCTGGACCAGCCTTCCTTGGAAGACGCCCTCGCCGAGCGCATCTCCACGCGCATCGAGGACCGCGCCCTCGGCGCCGCGCACATCCGCCACGCGTTCCGCGATGCGCTCGACGACGATCCGACGCTGGCCGAGATCTTCCGGGTCGACCTCGTCGCCGTGCTCGACCGCGATGCCGCCTGCGAGCGGCTGATCGAGCCGCTGCTCTACTTCAAGGGTTTCCACGCCCTCACCGCCCACCGCATCGCCCACTCGATGTGGACCCGCGGGCGGCGCGATCTGGCGCTGATGATGCAGTCGGCCGTGTCCGCCGCGCTCCAGGTGGACATCCACCCGCAGGTGCCGATCGGCCGCGGCATCTTCATCGACCATGCCACCGCCGTCGTCATCGGGCAGACGGCGACGCTCGGCGACGACGTCTCGCTGTTGCAGGGCGTCACGCTGGGCGGCACCGGCAAGACCGGGGGCGACCGGCACCCCAAGATCGGCTCGGGCGTGCTCGTCGGCGCGGGCGCCAAGGTGCTGGGCAACTTCGAGATCGGCCGCTGCGCTCGGATCGCGGCCGGTTCGGTCGTGCTGTCGGCGGTCCCGCCGAACGCCACGGTCGCCGGCGTGCCGGCTCGGGTCGTCGGCACCGGCAACTGCCCCGACCCCTCGCGCTCGATGGACCAGATCCTGGCCGAGAGCGACAGCTGA
- a CDS encoding alpha/beta fold hydrolase: MATFTSDGLTLDYADEGEGAPVLMIHGFASNKAVNWANTSWVRTIVQSGRRAIRIDNRGHGASEKVYDADLYRTDLMGADAIRLLDHLGIEKATLFGYSMGARIAAFAALGAPERVSTLVLSGMASALVDGHAGSDMIAGALKAPSRDAITDPQALTYRVFAEQTGSDLAALSACIQASRQVLGADEVARIAVPTLVVAGSADTVSGSPEELAALIPDAEAVTLEGKDHMTAVGDREHKAKVLDFLERHGA; the protein is encoded by the coding sequence ATGGCCACCTTCACGAGCGACGGCCTGACCCTCGACTACGCCGACGAAGGCGAGGGTGCGCCCGTCCTCATGATCCACGGCTTCGCCTCCAACAAGGCGGTGAACTGGGCCAACACGTCCTGGGTGCGCACCATCGTGCAGAGCGGCCGCCGCGCCATCCGGATCGACAATCGCGGCCACGGCGCCAGCGAAAAGGTCTACGACGCCGACCTCTACCGTACCGACTTGATGGGTGCCGACGCCATCCGCCTGCTCGACCATCTGGGCATCGAGAAAGCCACCCTGTTCGGCTACTCGATGGGCGCGCGCATCGCCGCGTTCGCCGCCCTCGGCGCGCCGGAGCGGGTCTCCACGTTGGTCCTCTCCGGCATGGCGAGCGCCCTCGTCGACGGTCACGCGGGGAGCGACATGATCGCCGGTGCGCTAAAGGCGCCCTCGCGCGACGCGATCACCGACCCGCAGGCCCTCACCTACCGCGTCTTCGCCGAGCAGACGGGCAGCGATCTCGCCGCCCTGTCGGCCTGCATCCAGGCCTCGCGCCAGGTGCTCGGCGCCGACGAAGTCGCCCGGATCGCCGTGCCGACGCTCGTCGTCGCCGGCTCGGCCGACACCGTCTCCGGTTCTCCGGAGGAGCTGGCGGCGCTCATCCCGGACGCGGAGGCGGTCACCCTCGAGGGCAAGGACCACATGACCGCCGTGGGCGACCGCGAGCACAAAGCCAAGGTACTCGACTTTCTGGAGCGCCACGGCGCCTGA
- a CDS encoding 2Fe-2S iron-sulfur cluster-binding protein gives MAKITYITHDEQTFEVNAENGATVMSAAVRNMVPGIEAECGGACACATCHVYVDDAWQAAAGKPSPMEEDMLDFAIDVQPGSRLSCQIKVTDALDGLVVRIPEEQA, from the coding sequence ATGGCCAAGATCACCTACATCACCCACGACGAGCAAACATTTGAAGTGAACGCCGAAAATGGCGCGACGGTGATGTCGGCGGCAGTGCGCAACATGGTCCCCGGCATCGAAGCGGAGTGTGGCGGCGCCTGTGCCTGCGCAACCTGCCACGTCTACGTCGACGATGCCTGGCAGGCCGCCGCCGGAAAGCCCAGCCCGATGGAAGAAGACATGCTCGACTTCGCGATCGACGTGCAGCCCGGCTCGCGCCTTTCCTGCCAGATCAAGGTGACCGACGCGCTCGACGGCCTCGTCGTGCGGATCCCCGAAGAGCAGGCCTGA
- a CDS encoding ABC transporter permease, whose amino-acid sequence MIEAILISVVIAATPILIAALGEVVAERSGVLNLGVEGMMIVGAVTAFATAQTTGMPYLAVLTGGLAGVAMAGLFALLAVWLATNQVATGLALTLFGLGVASLAGEAYVGRPGVKLDDIAIPGLSEIPFVGPLFFAQSPLFYLSILLTLGVAWFLFRTRAGLQLRAVGDQPAAAHALGLKVNRTRTLAVLFGGLCAGIAGAQLTLVYTPQWIDGLSAGRGWIALALVVFASWRPMRVLAGAYLFGAVTIAQFHAQALGVEVPSQFLSALPYLATILVLVIFAANRRFTMVNTPAALGRPFVPDR is encoded by the coding sequence ATGATCGAGGCGATCCTCATCTCCGTCGTCATCGCCGCGACGCCGATCCTCATCGCCGCCCTGGGCGAGGTGGTGGCCGAGCGCTCCGGCGTCCTCAACCTCGGCGTCGAGGGGATGATGATCGTCGGCGCCGTCACCGCCTTCGCGACCGCGCAGACGACCGGCATGCCCTACCTCGCGGTCCTCACCGGAGGGCTGGCGGGCGTGGCGATGGCCGGTCTCTTTGCGCTGCTGGCGGTGTGGCTGGCCACCAACCAGGTCGCGACCGGGCTGGCGCTGACGCTCTTCGGCCTCGGCGTGGCGAGCCTTGCGGGCGAAGCCTATGTCGGCCGCCCGGGCGTCAAGCTCGACGACATCGCGATCCCCGGCCTGTCCGAGATTCCCTTCGTCGGCCCGCTGTTCTTCGCCCAGAGCCCGCTCTTCTACCTCTCGATCCTCCTGACCCTCGGCGTCGCGTGGTTCCTCTTCCGAACCCGCGCGGGGCTGCAACTGCGGGCGGTGGGCGACCAACCCGCCGCCGCACACGCCCTCGGCCTGAAGGTGAACCGCACGCGGACGCTGGCCGTTCTCTTCGGCGGCCTTTGCGCGGGCATCGCCGGGGCGCAGCTCACCCTCGTCTACACCCCGCAGTGGATCGACGGCCTTTCCGCCGGGCGAGGGTGGATCGCGCTGGCGCTCGTGGTCTTCGCCAGCTGGCGGCCGATGCGCGTCCTCGCCGGTGCCTACCTCTTCGGCGCCGTGACCATCGCCCAGTTCCACGCGCAGGCGCTGGGTGTGGAGGTGCCGTCGCAGTTCCTCTCCGCCCTTCCCTACCTCGCGACCATCCTCGTGCTGGTGATCTTCGCCGCCAACCGCCGCTTCACGATGGTCAACACGCCGGCCGCCCTCGGCCGCCCGTTCGTCCCGGACCGCTGA
- a CDS encoding ABC transporter permease encodes MRIDLRRRTAVPWWGEALAPLVAFAVTLVIGAVMFAASGKPPVAALTAYFIEPLSEIWSLHELAIKAAPLIIIAVGLSVAYRSNNWNIGAEGQFVAGAITGAALPVLFPGATGVWLLPAMLFLGILGGAAWAAIPGLLKTRFGANEILVSLMLVYVAQLLLDWLVRGPWRNPEGYNFPETRFFGDDARLPEIVSQGDWGGRANWGIVIALALAVVTWIMLTRTLRGFQIKITGASPRAARFAGFDQNATTMFAFLFSGALAGLAGTIEVAGAIGQLTPVISPGYGFTAIIVAFLGRLHPIGIVVAGTLLALTYLGGEAAQISLGVSEKIAQVFQGVLLFAVLASDTFVRYRVTIVTARKGHPA; translated from the coding sequence ATGCGCATTGACCTGCGCCGTCGCACTGCCGTCCCTTGGTGGGGCGAGGCGCTGGCCCCCCTCGTCGCCTTCGCCGTCACGCTGGTCATCGGCGCGGTGATGTTCGCCGCCTCCGGCAAGCCCCCGGTCGCCGCCCTCACCGCCTACTTCATCGAGCCGCTGTCCGAGATCTGGTCCCTGCACGAACTCGCCATCAAGGCCGCGCCGCTCATCATCATCGCGGTCGGCCTCTCGGTCGCCTACCGCTCCAACAACTGGAACATCGGCGCGGAGGGACAGTTCGTCGCCGGCGCCATCACCGGGGCGGCCCTGCCGGTGCTGTTCCCCGGCGCCACCGGCGTGTGGCTGCTGCCGGCGATGCTCTTCCTGGGCATCCTCGGCGGCGCCGCCTGGGCGGCCATCCCCGGTTTGCTGAAGACGCGCTTCGGCGCCAACGAGATCCTCGTCTCGCTGATGCTCGTCTATGTCGCCCAACTCCTGCTCGACTGGCTGGTGCGCGGACCCTGGCGCAACCCGGAGGGCTACAACTTCCCCGAGACGCGCTTCTTCGGCGACGACGCGCGGCTGCCGGAGATCGTCTCCCAGGGCGATTGGGGCGGGCGGGCCAACTGGGGCATCGTCATCGCCCTCGCGCTCGCGGTGGTCACCTGGATCATGCTGACGCGGACCCTCCGGGGTTTCCAGATCAAGATCACCGGGGCCAGCCCGCGTGCGGCCCGCTTCGCCGGGTTCGACCAGAACGCGACGACGATGTTCGCCTTCCTCTTCTCCGGCGCGCTCGCCGGCCTCGCCGGCACCATCGAGGTGGCGGGCGCCATCGGCCAGCTCACCCCGGTCATCAGCCCCGGCTACGGCTTCACCGCGATCATCGTCGCCTTCCTGGGGCGACTGCATCCGATCGGCATCGTCGTCGCCGGGACGCTGCTGGCGCTCACCTACCTGGGCGGCGAGGCGGCGCAGATCTCGCTCGGCGTCTCGGAGAAGATCGCGCAGGTGTTCCAGGGCGTCCTGCTGTTCGCCGTCCTCGCGAGCGACACGTTCGTGCGCTACCGCGTGACCATCGTCACCGCCCGCAAGGGGCACCCGGCATGA
- a CDS encoding ABC transporter ATP-binding protein has translation MTVPLLEILDITKSFGALKANDHVSLKLGEGEIVALLGENGAGKSSLVKMLFGALQPDSGTILWRDKETAIPDPAAARALGISMVHQHFSLFEAFTVEENIALGLPDMPRAGLADKARELSAAYGLPLDPTALVADLSVGERQRIEIVRCLLQNPTLVIMDEPTSVLTPQEVERLFGTLRQLKAEGRTVVYISHKLEEVRDLCERAVILRHGRVVETCDPRERSAAELASAMVGGAIADVARGGGTPGAAILAVRDLDQASAGTFGTALQGIELEVRAGEVVGIAGIAGNGQGELFAILSGETLANRADAITIDGEPVGRLGIDARRRRGAAFVPEERLGHGAVPAFDLADNALVSRHRPADGTAGPAGVLRHGMARRLAARVIRAMDVRTPGTHATAGSLSGGNLQKFVVGRELDARPKLLVVDQPTWGVDAGASANIRQALIDLAAAGAAVLVVSQDLDELFEIADRIAVICAGRLSPARPAGALTREAIGLLMAGAAPRSDAGAEVSHAH, from the coding sequence ATGACTGTCCCTCTCCTCGAAATCCTCGACATCACGAAGTCCTTCGGCGCCCTCAAGGCCAATGACCACGTCTCGTTGAAGCTCGGCGAAGGCGAGATCGTGGCGCTGCTGGGCGAGAACGGCGCCGGCAAGTCGAGCCTGGTGAAGATGCTCTTCGGCGCGCTGCAGCCGGACTCGGGCACCATCCTGTGGCGCGACAAGGAGACCGCCATCCCCGACCCCGCCGCCGCCCGCGCGCTCGGCATCTCCATGGTCCACCAGCACTTCTCGCTGTTCGAGGCCTTCACCGTGGAGGAGAACATCGCGCTCGGCCTGCCCGACATGCCGCGCGCCGGCCTCGCCGACAAGGCGCGCGAGCTTTCCGCCGCCTACGGCCTGCCGCTCGACCCGACCGCCCTCGTCGCCGACCTCTCGGTGGGTGAGCGCCAGCGGATCGAGATCGTGCGCTGCCTGCTGCAGAACCCCACCCTCGTCATCATGGACGAGCCGACCTCCGTGCTGACCCCGCAGGAGGTGGAGCGGCTCTTCGGCACGCTGCGCCAGCTCAAAGCCGAGGGGCGCACGGTCGTCTACATCTCCCACAAGCTGGAGGAGGTGCGCGACCTGTGCGAGCGCGCCGTGATCCTGCGCCACGGCCGCGTGGTCGAGACCTGCGATCCGCGCGAGCGCAGCGCCGCCGAACTCGCCAGCGCCATGGTCGGCGGCGCGATCGCCGACGTGGCCCGCGGCGGCGGCACGCCGGGCGCCGCGATCCTGGCCGTCAGAGACCTCGACCAGGCGAGCGCCGGCACGTTCGGCACCGCGTTGCAGGGGATCGAACTCGAGGTGCGCGCCGGCGAGGTGGTCGGCATCGCCGGGATCGCCGGCAACGGCCAGGGCGAGCTTTTCGCCATCCTCTCGGGCGAGACGCTCGCCAACCGTGCCGACGCGATCACCATCGACGGCGAGCCGGTGGGCCGCCTCGGCATCGACGCGCGGCGACGCCGCGGCGCCGCCTTCGTGCCGGAGGAGCGGCTGGGCCACGGCGCCGTCCCCGCCTTCGACCTCGCCGACAACGCCCTCGTCTCGCGCCACCGCCCGGCCGACGGTACCGCCGGCCCTGCCGGCGTCTTGCGTCACGGCATGGCCCGCCGGTTGGCCGCCCGCGTGATCCGGGCGATGGATGTGCGCACGCCCGGCACCCACGCCACCGCCGGATCGCTCTCGGGCGGGAACCTGCAGAAATTCGTCGTCGGCCGCGAACTGGATGCGCGCCCCAAGCTCCTCGTCGTCGATCAGCCCACCTGGGGGGTCGATGCCGGGGCCAGCGCCAACATCCGCCAGGCGCTGATCGATCTCGCCGCCGCCGGTGCCGCCGTGCTGGTCGTCAGCCAGGATCTCGACGAGCTGTTCGAGATCGCGGACCGCATCGCCGTCATCTGCGCCGGGCGTCTGTCGCCCGCCCGGCCCGCCGGCGCCCTCACGCGGGAGGCGATCGGCCTGCTGATGGCCGGCGCCGCCCCCCGCAGCGACGCCGGCGCGGAGGTCTCCCATGCGCATTGA
- a CDS encoding carboxymuconolactone decarboxylase family protein, with protein sequence MERLQPPDLDDLTPEQEEVARAIIAGPRKAVIGPMRIWLHRPELGQHAQRLGQYCRFDSSLPPHLSELAILVTARVWSSEFEWSAHKKIALEAGVDPAIVEAIRTHRPPPFETDVQRAIYDFANMLHTERKVSDAVYQAAVATLGEAGVVDLTAILGYYTLVSMTLNVFEVLAEGPPEMS encoded by the coding sequence ATGGAACGCCTTCAACCCCCCGATCTCGACGATCTGACGCCCGAGCAGGAAGAGGTCGCCCGGGCGATCATCGCCGGGCCGCGAAAGGCGGTCATCGGGCCGATGCGGATCTGGCTGCACCGGCCGGAGCTTGGCCAGCACGCGCAGCGGCTGGGGCAATATTGCCGGTTCGACTCGTCGCTCCCGCCGCATTTGTCCGAGCTGGCGATCCTGGTGACGGCGCGCGTGTGGTCCTCGGAGTTCGAGTGGTCGGCGCACAAGAAGATCGCGCTGGAGGCGGGTGTCGATCCGGCGATCGTCGAGGCGATTCGCACCCATCGGCCGCCGCCGTTCGAAACCGACGTGCAGCGCGCGATCTACGACTTCGCCAATATGCTGCACACCGAGCGCAAGGTGAGCGATGCGGTCTATCAGGCGGCCGTGGCGACGCTGGGCGAGGCGGGCGTCGTCGATCTGACGGCGATCCTCGGCTACTACACGCTGGTCTCGATGACGCTCAACGTATTCGAGGTGCTGGCCGAGGGTCCGCCCGAGATGAGCTGA
- a CDS encoding TAXI family TRAP transporter solute-binding subunit codes for MSMRILAFAAVTALTVSALPASAQDEKFVTIGTGGVTGVYYPTGGAICRLVNRGRRDHGIRCSAESTGGSVYNINTLRAGELDFGVAQSDWQYHAYNGTSQFEEAGPFEGLRAVFAVHPEPFTIVVRADSDIDSFEDIKGKRVNVGNPGSGQRATMEIVMDAYGISMDDLALATELKGAEMAQALCDGNIDVMMYVVGHPAAAIQEAANSCDVKLVSVADDPIKTLVDENPYYRMATIPGGMYKGNPDDTTTFGVGATFVTSTDVPDDVVYNVVKAVFDNFAQFKQLHPAFENLKEEEMISDSLSAPLHPGAEKYYKERGWM; via the coding sequence ATGAGCATGCGCATTCTGGCTTTCGCAGCCGTGACGGCGCTGACGGTGTCCGCCCTGCCGGCTTCGGCCCAGGACGAGAAGTTCGTCACCATCGGCACCGGCGGCGTGACCGGCGTCTACTATCCCACCGGCGGTGCCATCTGCCGTCTCGTCAACCGTGGCCGCCGCGACCACGGCATCCGCTGCTCGGCGGAGTCGACCGGCGGTTCGGTCTACAACATCAACACCCTGCGTGCCGGTGAGCTGGACTTCGGCGTCGCCCAGTCCGACTGGCAGTACCACGCCTACAACGGCACCTCGCAGTTCGAAGAGGCCGGCCCGTTCGAGGGGCTGCGCGCCGTCTTCGCCGTCCACCCGGAGCCGTTCACCATCGTCGTTCGCGCCGATAGCGACATCGACTCCTTCGAGGACATCAAGGGCAAGCGCGTCAACGTCGGCAACCCCGGCTCCGGCCAGCGCGCCACGATGGAAATCGTCATGGACGCCTACGGCATCTCCATGGACGACCTCGCCCTTGCCACCGAGCTGAAGGGCGCAGAGATGGCCCAGGCGCTATGCGACGGCAACATCGACGTGATGATGTACGTCGTCGGCCACCCGGCCGCGGCGATCCAGGAAGCGGCCAACTCCTGCGACGTGAAGCTCGTCAGCGTCGCCGACGATCCGATCAAGACGCTGGTCGACGAGAACCCCTATTACCGCATGGCGACGATCCCGGGCGGCATGTACAAGGGCAACCCCGACGACACGACCACCTTCGGCGTCGGCGCCACCTTCGTCACCTCGACGGACGTGCCGGACGACGTCGTCTACAACGTCGTCAAGGCGGTGTTCGACAACTTCGCTCAGTTCAAGCAGCTGCACCCGGCCTTCGAGAACCTGAAGGAGGAGGAGATGATCTCCGACTCGCTGTCGGCCCCGCTGCATCCGGGCGCGGAGAAGTACTACAAGGAGCGCGGCTGGATGTAA